In Scylla paramamosain isolate STU-SP2022 chromosome 19, ASM3559412v1, whole genome shotgun sequence, a single genomic region encodes these proteins:
- the LOC135109566 gene encoding transcription factor Adf-1-like, with the protein MDNPKKTLQWDHAKDEMLIELVKGKPELYDLTSLHYSDNVAKRRSWVEISRQMGCEGSKCKERWESLRAQYRKHKNKKTKSGQAADGFQKWKFEDQMSFLLAFTKDRTRVTSLEKAENEAEDSDNSEHDDTQERALGDEASGVAPDRPTLPQQERLTRKRKTQENNSASATLMKYLLDKKKEEHAPQIIDTFFSLMSNTVKKFTPADQHYIKTKVFLLVSEMEEKYIHYQSEQAYAQYVCPQPAASPAVSQYSTSSSASPQPIQQFHQATRSQENTHGVPSPPQPACTSQWFNQHHPSSFSS; encoded by the exons ATGGATAATCCAAAGAAAACACTACAATGGGATCATGCAAAAG ATGAAATGCTAATAGAATTAGTCAAAGGTAAACCAGAGCTGTATGACCTGACTTCGCTGCACTACAGTGACAACGTGGCGAAAAGAAGAAGCTGGGTCGAAATAAGCAGGCAGATGGGATGTGAAG gGTCTAAGTGTAAGGAACGCTGGGAATCCCTGCGAGCACAGTATcgtaaacacaaaaataagaaaacaaagagtgGGCAGGCTGCTGATGGCTTCCAGAAATGGAAGTTTGAGGATCAAATGTCGTTTTTGTTGGCATTTACGAAGGACAGAACACGAGTTACATCTCTGGAAAAGGCTGAAAATGAAGCAGAAGATTCAGATAATTCAGAACACGATGACACACAAGAAAGAGCACTAGGCGACGAGGCTAGTGGTGTTGCACCAGATAGGCCTACACTCCCTCAGCAAGAGCGTCTCACGCGTAAAAGAAAGACACAGGAAAATAACAGTGCATCTGCTACACTTATGAAATACTTATtagataagaagaaggaagaacatgcCCCACAAATAATAGatactttcttttcattgatgTCAAATACTGTCAAGAAATTCACTCCAGCTGATCAGCATTATATTAAAACAAAAGTGTTTTTATTAGTAagtgaaatggaagaaaagtacaTTCATTACCAGAGTGAACAGGCATACGCACAGTATGTATGCCCCCAACCTGCAGCATCACCTGCTGTGTCGCAGTACTCCACTTCATCATCTGCAAGTCCTCAACCTATACAACAATTTCATCAAGCAACACGGAGTCAGGAGAACACCCACGGGGTGCCATCACCTCCGCAGCCTGCATGCACTTCACAGTGGTTTAACCAacatcatccttcttctttctcttcataa